In one window of Rhinopithecus roxellana isolate Shanxi Qingling chromosome 15, ASM756505v1, whole genome shotgun sequence DNA:
- the MMP7 gene encoding matrilysin, with the protein MAAMRLTVLCAVCLLPGSLALPLPREAGGMSELQWKQAQDYLKRFYLYDSETKNANSLESKLKEMEKFFGLPITGMLNSHIIEIMQKPRCGVPDVAEYSLFPNSPKWTSKVVTYRIVSYTRDLPHFTVDRLVSKALNMWGKEIPLHFRRVVWGTADIMIGFARGAHGDPYPFDGPGNTLAHAFAPGPGLGGDAHFDEDERWTDGSSLGINFLYAATHELGHSLGMGHSSDPNAVMYPTYGNGDPENFKLSQDDIKGIQKLYGKRSNSRKK; encoded by the exons ATGGCAGCTATGCGACTCACCGTGCTATGTGCTGTGTGCCTGCTGCCTGGCAGCCTGGCCCTGCCGCTGCCTCGGGAGGCAGGAGGCATGAGTGAGCTACAGTGGAAACAGGCTCAG GACTATCTCAAGAGATTTTATCTCTAtgactcagaaacaaaaaatgcCAACAGTTTAGAATCCAAACTCAAGGAGATGGAAAAATTCTTTGGCCTCCCTATAACTGGAATGTTAAACTCCCACATCATAGAAATAATGCAGAAGCCCAGATGTGGAGTGCCAGATGTTGCAGAATACTCACTATTTCCAAATAGCCCAAAATGGACTTCCAAAGTAGTCACCTACAG GATCGTATCATATACTCGAGACTTACCGCATTTTACAGTGGATCGATTAGTGTCAAAGGCTTTAAACATGTGGGGCAAAGAGATCCCACTGCATTTCAGGAGAGTTGTATGGGGAACTGCTGACATCATGATTGGCTTTGCACGAGGAG CTCATGGGGACCCATACCCGTTTGATGGGCCAGGAAACACGCTGGCTCATGCCTTTGCACCTGGACCAGGTCTTGGAGGAGATGCTCACTTCGATGAGGATGAACGCTGGACGGATGGTAGCAGTCTAG GAATTAACTTCCTGTATGCTGCAACGCATGAACTTGGCCATTCTTTGGGTATGGGACATTCTTCTGATCCCAATGCAGTGATGTATCCGACCTATGGAAATGGAGATCCCGAAAATTTTAAACTTTCCCAGGATGATATTAAAGGCATTCAGAAACTATAtg GAAAGAGAAGTAAttcaagaaagaaatag